The Natrinema salifodinae genome includes a window with the following:
- a CDS encoding SLC13 family permease: MNRSEAIETLRSPAVAFPLAAVVAVATWLTVPSAVGTMLSITLFCIVLWVLTPVAPSYTGLIGLGLIAVTFSTDLALVGFQKPATWLIGFGLLMGEATRQSGLANAAGRVIATRSIGDPIEADSRRTYRRLLLALAIGAHVLAFLVPSALVRILALAPILRELGSLFDSREARVGLYLGPLFATFYGSSGILTADLPNIIISGFGQSIAGHTISWSEWWLHMYPVMGLVRVVLVVGIVYLLFRPPVDSAFEVPDTDGGRTDGTDAGTDTGTGAGIDTGAAERRMLAFLLVGAAIWATDFVHGFHPVIGAVVVVVLAFLPEVGVVDFETVGGEVDFSILFFIAAVFAIGDGLTETGFTDTAATYLLELIPTGAPLAVILASVFFITFALTFLMEGLAVASVLTPVLIPYIDAAGLPFTPVLLAETMALSSYFFPYQSAVLIVILNEGDIETRELILTTVACSAATILLLLPIQFGLFSVFY, encoded by the coding sequence ATGAACCGATCGGAAGCGATCGAGACGCTTCGGTCCCCGGCGGTGGCGTTCCCCCTCGCCGCCGTCGTCGCCGTCGCGACCTGGCTAACGGTCCCGTCCGCGGTGGGAACGATGCTCTCGATCACGCTCTTCTGTATCGTCCTCTGGGTGCTGACACCCGTAGCGCCCTCGTACACGGGCTTGATCGGTCTCGGCCTGATCGCCGTCACCTTCTCGACGGACCTGGCGCTCGTCGGGTTCCAGAAGCCGGCGACCTGGCTCATCGGGTTCGGGCTCCTGATGGGCGAGGCGACGCGCCAGAGCGGCCTGGCGAACGCGGCCGGCCGGGTGATCGCGACCAGAAGCATCGGCGACCCGATCGAAGCCGACTCGCGCCGCACGTATCGGCGGCTGTTGCTCGCGCTCGCGATCGGCGCCCACGTACTCGCCTTTCTCGTTCCCTCGGCGCTGGTTCGCATCCTCGCGCTCGCGCCGATCCTCCGGGAACTCGGCTCGCTGTTCGACTCGCGGGAGGCCCGTGTCGGACTCTACCTCGGCCCGCTGTTCGCGACATTCTACGGCTCGTCGGGGATTCTGACCGCGGATCTCCCCAACATTATCATCTCGGGGTTCGGTCAATCGATCGCCGGCCACACCATCTCGTGGTCCGAGTGGTGGCTCCACATGTATCCGGTCATGGGCCTGGTGCGCGTGGTGCTGGTCGTCGGCATCGTCTATCTCCTCTTTCGACCGCCGGTTGACTCGGCGTTCGAGGTCCCCGATACGGACGGCGGGCGGACCGACGGCACCGACGCTGGTACCGACACCGGAACAGGAGCCGGAATCGACACCGGCGCCGCCGAACGGCGGATGCTCGCCTTCCTCCTCGTCGGCGCGGCGATCTGGGCGACGGACTTCGTCCACGGCTTCCACCCGGTGATCGGCGCGGTGGTCGTCGTCGTCCTCGCGTTCCTCCCCGAGGTCGGCGTCGTCGACTTCGAGACCGTCGGCGGCGAGGTCGACTTCTCGATCCTGTTTTTCATCGCCGCCGTGTTCGCGATCGGCGACGGCCTGACCGAGACCGGCTTTACCGACACCGCGGCGACGTACCTGCTCGAGTTGATCCCGACCGGCGCGCCGCTCGCGGTGATCCTCGCGTCCGTCTTCTTCATCACCTTCGCACTCACGTTCCTGATGGAAGGCCTGGCCGTCGCAAGCGTCCTGACGCCGGTCCTAATCCCGTACATCGACGCCGCGGGGCTGCCGTTCACCCCGGTATTGCTGGCGGAGACGATGGCGCTGAGTTCGTACTTCTTCCCCTACCAGTCGGCGGTCCTCATCGTCATCCTGAACGAGGGGGACATCGAGACGCGGGAGCTGATCCTTACGACGGTCGCGTGCTCGGCCGCGACAATCCTGCTCTTGCTCCCGATCCAGTTCGGGCTGTTTAGCGTCTTCTACTGA
- a CDS encoding mannonate dehydratase, which yields MANRSDTYDVRVGVRTRSLSDSRLQYVRQLGATDVFVDHADTEEEPDEFNDRDGTDTIAVGPDHIPSVAELTAAQARVADAGLSLTGIHSLPYSMYGDIMFGRDGADEALDRITTLIENLGTAGVPILGYQWNPRSVVPMRTTPVETRGGAEATAFEFDELDDPHALAPDLDREYTEEEFWENYRSFLETVLPVAERAGVELALHPADPPVLESLGGIPRLFRNVENFEKAMALVPSDNHGLKLCLGCFSQMGEDVTEVIRRFGADDDIVFVHFRDVVGTVPEFHETFVDNGNFVPAEAVRALRDVGFEGAVIPDHVPKMVDDDDWRHRGRGFTVGYLRGVIDTVRTERSAHPIEVE from the coding sequence ATGGCCAATCGCAGTGATACGTATGACGTTCGAGTCGGCGTTCGCACGCGCTCGCTCTCGGACTCGCGACTACAGTACGTTCGGCAGCTGGGCGCGACCGACGTCTTCGTCGATCACGCCGACACGGAGGAGGAACCGGACGAGTTCAACGACCGCGACGGCACCGACACCATCGCGGTCGGCCCCGACCACATCCCCTCCGTCGCGGAACTCACTGCCGCGCAAGCACGGGTCGCAGACGCCGGTCTGTCGCTGACCGGTATCCATTCGCTTCCGTACTCGATGTACGGCGACATCATGTTCGGTCGCGACGGCGCGGACGAAGCGCTCGATCGGATCACGACCCTGATCGAGAACCTCGGGACGGCTGGCGTTCCGATTCTGGGCTATCAGTGGAATCCCCGAAGCGTCGTCCCGATGCGAACGACGCCGGTCGAAACCCGGGGTGGGGCGGAGGCGACCGCGTTCGAATTCGACGAACTCGACGATCCGCACGCCCTCGCGCCGGATCTCGATCGGGAGTACACCGAAGAAGAGTTCTGGGAGAATTATCGGTCCTTCCTCGAGACGGTGCTTCCGGTCGCGGAACGGGCCGGCGTCGAACTCGCGCTCCATCCGGCCGATCCGCCGGTCCTCGAGTCGCTCGGCGGGATCCCTCGCCTGTTCAGGAACGTCGAGAACTTCGAAAAGGCGATGGCCCTCGTTCCGAGCGACAACCACGGACTGAAGCTCTGTCTCGGGTGCTTCTCCCAGATGGGGGAAGACGTGACCGAGGTGATCCGTCGATTCGGCGCGGACGACGATATCGTCTTCGTTCACTTCCGCGACGTCGTCGGCACGGTCCCCGAGTTCCACGAGACCTTCGTCGACAACGGGAACTTCGTTCCCGCCGAGGCGGTTCGAGCGCTTCGGGACGTCGGATTCGAGGGCGCGGTCATTCCCGATCACGTCCCGAAGATGGTCGACGACGACGACTGGAGACACCGCGGTCGCGGCTTCACCGTCGGCTACCTCCGCGGCGTCATCGACACGGTCCGTACCGAACGCTCCGCACACCCGATCGAGGTCGAGTAG
- a CDS encoding mandelate racemase/muconate lactonizing enzyme family protein, which translates to MDIASVHGYALSSPIDPPQDRPFHGGTRRLNKRDVVLVVVETKDGSQGFATAGASSSAMREYFEGDSQGTFADVVDETVADALAGTTIDEPTDAHDLIADTDLPARLRTEAVSALDVALWDLRGKELGAPVYELLADEYGTEPTSKMPLYASGGMYMEPEGYVEQAEVLEAEGFFGYKYRPGIGPEGDRRTVELLADATDEMEFMLDVHTWWKLRDSYGTGTVQELVEHAADAGAFWIEEPVEPDDHEGYAALSKTGAPLAGGESKEAPSDLVALGETGAVDFLQGDVRHHEGFSGCRPAIEFCTGRGVEFVPHNFGTWLGLIANAHLVSAAPEVRLLEYPVFEDDPMIAGEPDPGMYPFDLAFDIIEGEPAIDDGTLTVPDGPGLGVDVDLDVISEYPFVDGPWTEFNYEDET; encoded by the coding sequence ATGGACATCGCTAGTGTTCATGGGTACGCACTGTCTTCGCCGATCGATCCGCCACAGGATCGCCCGTTTCACGGCGGAACGCGGCGGCTGAACAAGCGGGACGTGGTCCTCGTCGTCGTCGAAACTAAGGACGGAAGCCAGGGATTCGCCACGGCGGGTGCGAGCAGTTCCGCGATGCGCGAGTACTTCGAGGGCGATTCGCAGGGCACCTTCGCCGACGTGGTCGACGAGACCGTCGCCGACGCGCTCGCGGGCACGACGATCGACGAACCGACCGACGCTCACGATCTGATCGCCGATACGGATCTCCCGGCTCGCCTTCGAACCGAGGCCGTCTCCGCGCTCGACGTCGCGCTCTGGGACCTTCGCGGGAAAGAACTCGGCGCACCCGTTTACGAACTGCTCGCCGACGAGTACGGGACCGAGCCGACCAGCAAGATGCCCCTCTACGCCAGCGGCGGGATGTACATGGAACCCGAGGGGTACGTAGAGCAGGCTGAAGTGCTCGAAGCGGAGGGGTTCTTTGGCTACAAGTATCGCCCCGGTATCGGACCCGAGGGGGACCGGCGAACGGTCGAGTTGCTCGCCGACGCGACCGACGAGATGGAGTTCATGCTCGACGTCCATACGTGGTGGAAGCTCCGCGACTCGTACGGGACCGGTACCGTTCAGGAACTCGTCGAGCACGCGGCCGACGCGGGCGCGTTTTGGATCGAAGAGCCGGTCGAACCGGACGACCACGAGGGGTACGCCGCGCTGTCGAAGACCGGCGCCCCGCTGGCTGGCGGCGAGAGCAAGGAGGCGCCGTCGGACCTGGTCGCGCTGGGCGAGACCGGTGCCGTCGATTTCCTCCAAGGCGACGTCCGCCACCACGAGGGGTTCTCGGGCTGTCGGCCCGCCATCGAGTTTTGCACCGGTCGCGGCGTCGAGTTCGTTCCGCACAACTTCGGTACGTGGCTCGGACTGATCGCGAACGCACATCTGGTTTCCGCGGCGCCCGAAGTGCGCCTGCTCGAGTACCCAGTGTTCGAGGACGATCCGATGATCGCCGGGGAACCCGATCCTGGGATGTATCCGTTCGACCTAGCCTTCGACATCATCGAAGGAGAACCGGCCATCGACGACGGGACGCTGACGGTCCCAGACGGTCCCGGTCTCGGTGTCGACGTGGATCTCGACGTCATTTCGGAGTACCCGTTCGTCGACGGACCATGGACGGAGTTCAACTACGAGGACGAGACGTAG